CAGAGCTTTCAGggacatgaaaaataaaaacctgaatTGTGCTATCTATACCAGCCAGGGGAAAGTGGTGATGAGCAAGTGGCATTTCTTGGTTCTCACTAAAGACTGTTGTGCCCTGGGAAGTGGCATGGGAACGTGTCAAAATTGTTGTTCCAGGGGCAGAAATATCTGATAGCTTCAGGCTTGGATTTTAGTGATTGCCATGGAGAAAAGGGCATGGGTAAGACAGGAGGGTTATGGGAGTatcatgttaatttttttttcacatttatagCACTGTCAAAGAATTTGCATTTGTGTGAGgctttattttaatatcattCAACCTTCATGTGCACTAGATAGAAGAAAGTTCATCTTTGACAGCAGCCTGATAGAAATTTTGGCTTCCTTAGCAGAAATGGATAATTCATAGacttttaaaatgcttataTAGTCAGGGTTAGACCTCTTCTTTTTAGCTTTGAGTGCCTCTGAAAATAGCAGGTAGCTGCACCATTATCCACAACAGTCAGTGGGAGCCTTGTTTCCCACCCTAGGGATACCGAGTGGGAAGCGAGTTCTGGAGCCTTCCTGAGCAAATTGGGGATGAACGCACCGGGCTGACTCTGACCCTGACCCGGACAGAATGTGGGCACCCAGAACCACTCACTCATGTGGGGAAACCCCGAACTGTCCAGAGGGAAACAGGTAAGGGAACACTGCAGAGAGGTGATTCCAAAGAAATGGGGCACAAGTGTGAagaagcagctccttccctgttGAGCCTCCTCTTGAAAACACTACAAGGCCAAAGTTTGGCAGAGAATGAAATTTGATTAGGCATGTGGGTATGTAGAGAGTGAGCTCTTGTATTGGTATTTCCACAGGTCTGAAGCCTCCAAAGAAGATTCCTTGCCACCTAAACTGGGATAAGAGTCTTTACCTGAAACATCGACGACAGGAGCTAAAATCTCTCCTAGAGGAGCTGGGCTTTTATAAGCCGGTAAGACCGGAGGAACAAGGACATTGTTTGTGTCTCTTGTCAGGTGCTGTAGAGTAACAAAATTGTCAGGAGTTGGATCTGAAAAAAGCATTAGGAAACTAAAACTTGGTCCCACAGTGTTTTTCGTGGAAGTTCCCACATTTCCAAAGGGCCACACCTATGAAAGAGTTGTCTGACCTCCTGAAGTGCTGCATGGAGTGGTCTAGGGGCCTCAGAATAGGACCCCAAACCAGCAGCATGCAGCTTCCAGGACCCAGGCAAAGAAAAACCTGCCAAGTAGTGGTGCAGGACTTTGATTTagtgctgtggggcagagggaagagaTCTTTACCTATGTGGAAGACACACACTGAAATAATCTCCTGAAGGCAGGTGACCCCTTCTCCTACAAACAGAACAAACCTCacttttttgtctttgaaactTGTCTCTGAGGATGAGGAACATGTGAAGGACACTTTCTCTGTGCATCATTGCTAGTGGGGAATGCAGTCATCTAGGATTCTTGGGAATCTCAGAATTGGTTCTTTTCCGTGTCCCTTGAGCATCCTCCGGATGCCTCTAAAAACCATTGAAGAAGCAAGATATCACAACTTCACTTTACTTGGCTGAGTTGATGCATTTGTCTAGTGTTTTAATGTCCTTTCTGTGTAAAAGAGCAACTGTGAGTTGATAATTTCTGTGTATGTCCAGGATCTGGAAGGACTGGAGGTGATTGGGAAAGGGCAGCCTTTCACATCTGTCTCAACTAAGGCTTTTCTACATACCACCATTTCTGAAGAGATTGAGATCCTGTAAGTTCTACTTTGTGGCAAAGTAAAGAATTTTGGGTGTGCACCATCAGTCTGTGAGAATATCCTTAGCTGTTCTTATCCAGAATGGAGACAAGTCTCCACTGGGACACAATAAAAGGCATATTCTTATATTATAATCACCAGATCTAGGAGCCTTTGTGCCTTGGGGCCTTGTGTCTAAGGAGCAACAATCAGAGAAAAGTTTTGTTGAGGCTCTTCCTCCAGTCTTCACTCTGTGTGGCTTCAGAGCTTAGATCAGGCAGGGTGGGATTCTACTCTCAATTACCTCCATTTGATTGAATTTTTCTAGCCTTCCATCATTACTTTCCTAGTTTTCCCCATCCTGTCCATCTGCAACAGGCACAGCCTGAGAGCCTCTTGTCCTTTTTCACTCATGTACTTAGACAGGTCTCATTCTTTAATATTTTGGCTGTCGTGTCCTCCTTGCCAGTGACACGTAGCTAGATGGGTTCACCACgtctgcagggctctgtccctAAAGAGAGTATCAtgtgagaaaataataaatggcaTTATTTCTTACAGGGTCTTGTAATTCACCCCTGGTTTTCCCCTCTCTGGAAGTGAATTTCACTCCATGAAAATGctggcttttgtttcctttagcAGTGACCCCTTAGGTGACTCCTTCACCGAGGTTCCAGAAGCTGAAAAGGTTCCATCTTTAGTTTTCTGTGGCGAGCCTGCTCGTTGGATCAAGGGCATCACTGCTTGCAGGGTAATTCTGAGATTTTAATTGTTTAGTCAAGCTAAGCCTGTTTGAGCTCCCAAGTCACAGTTGTACAATAACTGTCATCCCAAAGCCACAGAATGGGGGCCTTACTCTGAACATAGTAGAATATCCCTGTGTTTGTTCCAGAGAGATCTAGGAACAGAAGGGCTCTGGTTGTGGTGTGCTGTTCAGATTCCCAGGCTTTGTCTGTAAAATGGCCACTTCTTTGGACTTGCCTTACAAGTTCTCCTACCAAGGCTCAAACCCCTTATTTAAGCTATGACTTCATGCAGGATAAATCCTACTAGATAGAGTAGAAATTGTTCCTTTTCCTTGTAGAAGGAAATTGGTATTGCTGCCCGCCTCACCTTTGAGAGTCTGGCTAGTGAGAAGGCTGAAAGCTTCCTGACAGTGACCAATGATGGCAGAGCTTCCATTTGGTACAACTGGATGAGGCTTCCCCAGCAGATCCCCTCCAGAGAAACCAATGGGAGGAGAGTGCCCTGCTTTTACTTTGATACCAGACCAGGTATGAGACCTGCTGGTCTCCAAGACCTTTGTACCTCAAGCAtagagcaggaatttgggagtTACCGGGGTTGTGGAGTCTGACTAATGGCAGAGCACTGCTGGGTGATTTCTCCTGAGGAAGCCACCCTGGGTGTCAGAGCTGACTCACCCCAAAAGAGCTGTGCAAGGCAGATCTCTCTCCTGGAACTTAAAGGAAAGGAGGTTGCTTCTGCTCTGAGTGTAAATGGGTGGAATATTGAGAAGTGAATAATATTCTAGTGGCAAATGGGTCATAATCTTCTGGAGAGAAAACTGAGCTTGCTCTAGAAGGAGAGTGCAATGGAAATAAGGCCAGTTCAGGAACATAGGGACTGAGAGTAAATCTGGAAGGAGAATGATAGCTGGATGAAGTGTGATAACCAGCCAAACTATGGAGAAAGAGTCTCCTAGAGAGACAAGGACACTTGGGATGGTGTTGGAAAAGGGTCAGGCTAACCAGGTGGCTTCTTGCACACCCAGTGCATTTTCTCTCTTATTTCAGGTGTAATTTTGCCTGGAGAAACTctgaggttttcttttattttcaagtcaGAGAGAGCAGGCATTTTCAGCGAGCCCTGGGAATTTAGGACACATCCCCTGTTATTAGGAGGAGCTCTGCTTCAGGTGACCCTTTGGGGAATTGCTGTCTATGAGGATAAATTGGCTGACTTCAGAGAGAAATTGGAGGTAACCAAGCATGTAGCTGGGTAACTGAGCTTTGAACTTTATATGCAAATAGAGGATAAGGGTGGGAGTGGACAACATggtatttttattgttgtgcAATTACTGCTGAGAGTGAGATTTACAGAATGTCTGCACATACTTGAGCAGGTTTGCTAAATGACATGAGGAACTCTGCAGTCTATTGTAATGTTGTTACTAAAGACATGACTGTGTCTCCTAAAGTGTTCACACTGGTCCTTTAAAGAATGAAATTTCTGTTggtaattaatttcattatttacttAATGGGAAGGGGATTGACTGCTGTACACTATGATAGCAGTTAAGGTATAAATTGAAAATTACACTATGCTTTGAAAAATATAGTTTGGGGGCAGAATTTGTAGAGTTTATTTGAAAAGCTGTTGGAAGTAttgctctgctcagcagggtTTGCAGTTGTTCATGTCCTTGTAACTCTGTACAATGAATAGTGTGGTTATTACAGGTGGGACTGAGTTTGTGTGTTTGCATATGGAATGGGGACTCACACATGTTGTTCTTGTTGTGGTGCCTCAGAGTGAGCTGGCTGCTCGAGAAGGTGCTTCTATAGTGAAAGAAAGCCTGAATGAACTTCTTAAGCCAATTCGGACACCCGAGCGTACCCCATCTCCTGTGGATGCCTGTGTCACAGAGGAAGAGCTGTTCcacaggaaaaatcccaaggtGATGTTTGCTACTGGATGGACTGCACAACTGAAATAAGTGGGGAGGGCAGATCCACGGGGCTGCTGCATCCCTAGGATTCTGGAGCTGGCAGTCTGCCATGGAGGCTTTAACAGTTGGGTTTGAAGAGGGAAGGTGCAGCTCATGTTTACCTTTTCCCCCGTTGTCACAGTTGCATTATCAGCATCAAGTGGTAAAGCAGCTGCATAAACTATGGAGACAGCACCTGACTGTGCCTTCAGTCTTGGAGGAGGAAGTGCCCTTGGACCAGAGGAACACTGCAGAGGACATGGAGTATCAGGAGAGCACCTTGGAGCCTCCCTCTGTCCGGAGCAGCACCACTGAGCTCCCATGTGGGAAGCACACATTAGAGGATGCTCCAAGGGAAAAGAGcactgaggaggaagaagcaggtCCTTCAGGATGGAACCTTTCCCTCGAGGACTTTAAACAGGTGGGAACCTCTGTTCCCACAAGCTGATGGTGTGTTAATTCCCCTACAaacagcccagcctgccccaaTATGGGCCCACCTAAAGGGCTGTTGCCAATATACTGGGAGTTTGCAAGATTTATGATGTGTGTTGGCTCTGCTGACCACACCCTCAGTGCTCTTGTAAAGAGATTCCCAAGAGAGACTTTGTGGGCTGTtgtgtgaagaagaaaagagaagcacaCAATATAATAGATATTTTAAGCTCTTCCCCCATTAGCTTTTTGTCATCCCAGGACTGAATGTGGGGACAGGTTGGGCTTACAGCCTCCTGTGGCTCCCCCAAGGGCTCTGCTCCTTGGAGAGCCCTTCCTATTCATCAGAGAACTGGGGGCACACTCATGACAGGCTGTGGATAAAATACAGACCTCCTTTTATTAAAGCAAGAGTGCTTTGGATTCTGTCAATGGTTTTTCTGTAGTGCTCTCTTGGAAATCTCTCTGTTGTTTTTATAACTAAGCTTTACTAGGGAGCCTTCTAGCTTGATAGAATCCCTGTTTCCCAGAACACCTGAAGTTGCAAAGGAGCTTAATATCGGTCTGATGAGGGAATCTGGATTTGTTCTGCAGATCTTGGGTACCTTGGCCATATCCTAGCTGTGTAGGAAGCCCCATCTGGGTGTGTAAGTGTCCAGTGCAGCCTGGTTTCAGACTGGTGTCCAGGAAGAGAGCTGTGGGCTGCTCCACTGAGCTCAGGGACTGGGAATAAAGACTGAGAAGTGTTCCACAGCCGCTGTGAATTTTCTCTCACAGGCTATAATGTCAATCTCcggggaggagcagcaggaagaagcACTGACCCAGCTCAAtaaggcagctctggagctttGTGTTGAACAGAGGCCAACTCAGTTAGACCTTCTGTATCCACTCTGGTGGGTTACCTTTGCAAGGAAAAGCTTGTGAAAACATTGTGTGATCAACAGCCTCAGCAAGCTCTCTTGCAAGTGTTGTGATTCAGAGTGCACATAATTATAGGAGGTCTAGAAGTCATCTTTATGCTCTGGTTTTTTATAGCTTAATTGTAGCAGCTGTCTAGGAcccaaatgcctttttttttttttttcctggagataAGTTTAGAATATTAAATGCATGTAATTTTGGAGAGTGTACAAGATTATTTCTGGCAAGACTATTCCAGTCTGTATTTATGAAACCTTTGGGTATTTTCTGTACCCTTTTACTCAGATAACTGTCTCCTCCCTCATACAGTCTCTCTGTTCTTTGCTCAGGCTTTCAGACTGTAAACATATCAACAGCTTTGAGCTGCTTCTAAATTAGAAGGATGCAGGTTCCTCTTGGTAAACACAGAGCAGGTAGATTTACCAATGTGTGTCATGTTGAAGAGCAGAACTAGTTTCACAGTAATATTAATGGGTTCCTGGGAGCCTGTTGATTTGCAAACCTTTGAGACCTCGGAGGGCTCTAACATGAGGAAAGCAATTTAGCATCCCCCTGCACAGATATTTAGACAGTGCGTGCTGTTTTGTTGGTTTAATTGCACAGGGCAGCTGTCAGCTATAAGGTGCCTTCACTTCTGGGCACAGGGTCAAACAAGGTGGCAGTTGCTGCACTGTCTCCCTTCTAATCCTGACCATTTTCTCAGCCTCCAGCTGTGGCGTGGAGCAATTGATGACTTGGTGAGTCATTCTCTGAGGCTGAGATCCGTGCTTGGTTTGATGAAGAAGGACATCTATGCAGAAGCTGTTCCAGAGGAAACAGGTAAATGGTTTTACCACGGCAACTGCTTTCTGTGGGCTGTTGGAAATGCAAAAAACATGATGAATTTGAACTGAAATGTCAATTTCAACATGTCTCCCTGAGGAAGAAGCATCATGAAAATAACTGGCAGATTGTATGACAGTAACAATGCTAATTGGGATCTGTGGTTTggcatcaggaaaaaaacatccccacaaaaaaaaagccttttgatTCAGCTAGGTCTAGCCATGGTTTTCATACAGACTGACCCAGCAAATACTGCCTCAATGAGACCTCTTCATACCTTATTTAAACAAAGAAGTCTTCAAGGTATTGTTTTTCAGTGCAGTACATCTCAGATTAACAAAAAGAGGATAATACATTGCAAAAGTAACACATTCCCACTGCGCAAGTGCAGTGGGATGGACTTTCTGGATGTGTGGATGCTTTTGGTTAatggaaatcctttcttttgcAGAGGAAGTAAAGCAAGGAGGagcaaaaaaaggaggaaaggaagacaaaatagctacaaagaaagaagagaaaaaggataaagacagcaaaaaaagTAGAGGGACAtcaggaaaggagaaagcagtAGGTGTTGGGATGCCTGGTGAACCCTTAGTGCTGGGAACAGTGTGATCATCCTGAGGTTGTGTATCCTGAGTTTGAACTAATTTCCAACCCAGTGaaagaggtgctgctgctgggagatgcATATTGAAGCAGTCTGATCAGTGTCCTGACCTATGTCCCATTTTTCCTTGGTCTGTCCCTGATTAGGATCAttcaggcagcagaaagctgaaagCAAAAGATGAGAAGCAAGTATCTTCCATTTCTGTGCAGGTCATGAAAGGAGGAGTAGAGTCCATCAAAGGAAGATATGAGAAGCAGAAGGTGAAAGAAGAAGCTGCAACTACAGTTGCGGCAGAACCTGTTCAGGAGCAGGTGGACTCTATTTCACTTGAAACATACCGGGAAAAGCTCTACATTGAAGTGAGTCTAACCAGAGCTTGTATCATTGTcagggttttgttcttttcttgtaAGGCACACTGAGGCTCAGGGGGAGAGGCAGGCATTTTGTTAAACTCAGAAAACTGGCAGACATATGTCCCTTGTGCTGCAGTAAGGTAAGTGTGAAATccaaattaatttgtttcagCCTGGATTCTGTTAGCAGAAATCCAGCCATCGCATAGCCACATGCGGGACTTCTATCTGGGATGTCTTTAGCATTGCTTGCAGACTCTGGAGGGATCAGCTGAATTAATTGTACCTCAGATAATGTTAAACACACTTCATAGCCAGGGAAGTTATTACTAGagctctgacagcagcaggctCCCACTTCTATATGGTTGTGTGTGTGCCCATATGAAAATGTACCTCAGAAACCATCTCTGTCAATCTCAGCCTCACGATTTCCTCATGTGTTTTCACTGCAGCTGTCTTTGAATTTCTGCAGGTTTACAGGTTGCTGGATTCAATGGTGAGCAAAATGGTGTCTTTATTTGAGGATCTGAAGCAGTAACATGCTCTGAAGTAGGAGTGAAGCCCTTTGTATGTAGAAATagacttgcttttaaaaaaataaaataaataaccatATTTACACAGATGGAGTGGAGATTCTTCTTTCTGAAGTGATTCAGTGGTTACAAATACTGGGCTGCCTCTTTTCTGACACACTGTGATGTGAGACTATTGCTAGATCATCTGTTACTGCTACAGATGATGCTTGCCAAGAAGAGACAAGGCAAGAAGTATCACCACCTTGGAAAACATTAAGACTGGAAAATACTGGTATTTCTGCTAAAGGAGAATTTAAAAGTGCCAGTTAACATAAGGTATATTCTTTGTGTCTTGATTGTGCTTTGCTAGCAGGTGAGTGAACAGGATGTCCTTGTTCTCATGAATACTGGTACCAGGAGAGTAGACAAATCCATCCTGGGTTTTAGCATATTTTTGGCATCTTGTCCAGTCTCCCCTTGGGACTTGCTGACAGGAGGCTTCTCTGAGGCATTCTGGATCCCAGTAAAAACACTGTCCCAAGGGGTGTGCCACCCTGCCTGGTTTTGCACTCTCAGATTTCCTTCTTGTGCTGATCTTGCCATCTCTTTCCATTGAACTCCAGGTACCCACACCCCATTCTGAGCCAGGTTTTACATGCTTCCTTCGAGACTAATCACTCTTAAACGAGTGAAATTTTTGCTATAAAAGTTGTGAGCCATGCTCAGTCCTCATATTAGAGCCACCCCtcctgtctgtccatctgccTGTGTATCTGGGCTCCATCACCATTTTCCATCTGTGTGCATCACTGCTGGAATGGGGCTTTTTGTGGAGGCATCCCAGGCCTGAGTGTGGCACATTGGACTTGGAGCAGGTTCTCAAggcagtgagctctgtgtgggGTCTGTCTTGGCCTGGTGTCACTAAGTGCCACCTTCCTGCTAAAGTCGCTGGACAGCATTCCCCAGAAAGGCTTTGGCCCTGTAGAGCAATGACATCAATGTAGATCATTAACTGGGGATGGTGATCCCACTGAAGCTCTTAAGCAGCAGATGCCTATCCATGCTCAGCATCGCTCAGCCATGAGTTCAGTGGCTCCAGGTGTGCCCCTTGGGTACatgcccctgtccctgggctggcacacGCTTGCAGCTGCACATGTAGTGTGAAATgactgctccttctgctgcattggtgtcttctgctttctcattttaactcctgtgctgtccctggggagaGGATCTATTTCTCTCCTTTGGCTCCCAGCAATACCATGTCAAAGCACAGCTTGTTTTTTTCACTGGCCAGGTGAGGCTCCTCATCTTTTGAGATGTTCCTTTCAGTGGGGTGTGGGGAAGCATTTTGGCTTCTATAGCAGTAGGAGCCTCCTCTGGCTTGGTGGGCAGAGACCCACAAAGGGAATGTCTCTGCTCAGCATTCCTGGAGTGAGAATTTCAGCAACATTTTGAGAATTAGGAGGAAAAAGGCCTGAAGTTGGGGTGTGTCTCACAGGCTCTGACAAtagctcctgcctccctggagATGATTATCAGCTTTGTGAATTTGCCCAACTCAAACTGCTCAAGCCATCTGTTCCTAGGAGAGAGGGAGTCTGCATGTTCTAGAGGCAACGTGATTGTCGGAGAGGCAGGAATCCTTTCATTTGGTAGTTTTACCTTAAAGGATGACAAAGCCCATCCATGTCTCCATGGATCCATATCTTCAGTCCAGCCTATTGAAACCAGGCTCCATGTGTTCATCTACCCACAGGAAAATCTGTTAATGCCACATGGGGTAGATGAAAGTTTTACATCAGTCACGTACAATGGACGAATGTCCTGTGCTGGCATTGTCCCTTCCAGGGAGGAGACTGGTAGCAGAGGGCAGCTGGGTGGCATAAAAGTTCTGCAAAGGAGAACAAACCTGTGAATAGTCTAATTTCTTGTCATAAATTTTTGTCATAAATATTGCCAGTACCTCTTCCAGCCTTGGACAAGAGTGTCCTCAGGGAATGAGGtacaaggagctgcaggaaacaaTGTGCTGGGCCAGCAACTGTGGTACTCTGctgtctggctgctgcagctttttgtgagccagctgattttttttctccccttttgcATTGATTTGTGGAAGTAACAGAACAGGAACTGCAGTGGAATTAGAGGTGGTTTCCGCAGAGTAGCTTTAGAAATATATACCTCTTATTTACAGGCCTAGTGTGAGATGTGGGCTCTGTCCTTAGCAGCAAGACCCTCAGGGCTGTCAGCCCTGCACTCTGCAGGATACTGTAAGGCTGAGTCCTTGCAGCCAGGCAAGGAAAttattccttctcttctcccaagCGTGGGCATTATTTGTATTAGTGTTAATAATTTGTGTTGTGTTTGCTAAATAACCAAGGTGAGCAACCTTCCTGGCCTTGGGAGTTGCATTCCAAACCCATCACGTGAGTGGGGCCTGAAGACACCATCACCACCAGTGAGGATGGGAAGAGGGGGAATTGCAGGAAAATAAGGCAAGCAGAAGATGACAGTACATTTCCAATGGCAGAGGGGGTCTGGGTGAGCAGCCAGGCTCCGCTGAGGGCAAGCAGTGCTTTGCTGGGTCCTATACCCACAGTGAGGTTTTGGGACCCCCCGCAAAGAAACCTCACATTTGTACAGCTCCAAAAACACCTCCTGGGATGTTCTCCCCATGGAGAGGTTCACTTTGCttataaaaaaatcactgcctGAAGAAAGGCAAGCTGTCTACCATCTGACACAGTGAAGCAGGAGCATTGGGAATGGAGGAAGCTTGGAGCCCATGGAGCTTGGGCTGCCGTGAAGAATGCCTGCCACTTCCCGAGCTGGGATGTTCTCTGGGCTGACCTGCAGAGGGTTTGGATGCTGGATATCCTCTTTTCCCACACTGCAGCTGGGAGTGGGATGCTTATTCAGCCTGCACGGCCACAGCCCGTTGGGAATGTCAGGCTGCTGAGATCCGCAAAGCCCCCAGAGGCACATGGCCTCCCCCAAGACCTAAGGCAAAGCCCTGGGGGCAAGATGGATCTCCGCTCAGCACTTTGTGTGGCtggtggaagcagcagcaggaaggcacGAGCCCCCCTCCCGCCACAGAATGTCTCAGCACCCCTGAGATGTTTTCCATCGTGAAAAATGTCAGTGATATTAAAAAGATTATATATATCCATAATACTTGAAGGGCTGTCAGTGATTAAAATGGAAGGCAGAGGCCGAGAGAGAGGGGGTGGCATTAAAATGATCGAGAGACATGACTTATTTTGTCATGTCATCTGATGCCTCTCTCTCTCGCCCCAGCCAGGCTCCGGGAGCTGTTCAGAGCAGGGGAAGAACCCGCTCCAAATTTAGATcctagcaaaagaaaaaaaaataatttaaagaaccCAAATTGCGAGCGTGGCCTTGGGTAGCACAGAGGGAGCTGCGTGGTGGGGAGGGTCGACATCCCTCGGAGCTTCTTCCGCGCCCGGGGACGTGGATTTCTGTCTAAAAATAatgggggggaggagggggggaaaggaaaaggaatacaGGCGCGCAGGCAGCAGCGAGCAGCGCCTGGCTGGCTGCCAGAGAAGGGGCAGTGACTGAGCATTTACAGCATCCCCGCCTCCCGCATGCGGCGGGGCAGGGGCTCGGCGCCGCATCCCCCGCGGCCGGTACCGCACCGCGCTGCGCCGCACCGCACCGGGGGGGCCTGAGCGCCTCTGCCGGTGCCCGGGCGGCCCCGAAGGGGTTAAGCGGCGACCTGCCGCCGGGACCTGCCCAGCCAGCCCGGC
Above is a window of Camarhynchus parvulus chromosome 18, STF_HiC, whole genome shotgun sequence DNA encoding:
- the MYCBPAP gene encoding MYCBP-associated protein, with product MASRGGGRTRNRSPPGTAGSRVRLSSGWAGPGRACGLGWAAVEAPEPEPEPELVSYILQGEDIQALEIKAEDLEKLHAPRLARDAGRIPVRKNYLVRKYRPKEVAHLVAHPVPPKAPRGPLTFPGSRQFDDGCEEILPHHILGSLQELRMEALVKRNTQLADAIKVPHTDVTAAALEEEHGGEEKAKAHQAQLAEHKAFQNWSHHMAMRKKQEKHLGEILHKPENELLMNMSDNYRQIQEERDLIDRSLPALFPGKGYRVGSEFWSLPEQIGDERTGLTLTLTRTECGHPEPLTHVGKPRTVQRETGLKPPKKIPCHLNWDKSLYLKHRRQELKSLLEELGFYKPDLEGLEVIGKGQPFTSVSTKAFLHTTISEEIEILSDPLGDSFTEVPEAEKVPSLVFCGEPARWIKGITACRKEIGIAARLTFESLASEKAESFLTVTNDGRASIWYNWMRLPQQIPSRETNGRRVPCFYFDTRPGVILPGETLRFSFIFKSERAGIFSEPWEFRTHPLLLGGALLQVTLWGIAVYEDKLADFREKLESELAAREGASIVKESLNELLKPIRTPERTPSPVDACVTEEELFHRKNPKLHYQHQVVKQLHKLWRQHLTVPSVLEEEVPLDQRNTAEDMEYQESTLEPPSVRSSTTELPCGKHTLEDAPREKSTEEEEAGPSGWNLSLEDFKQAIMSISGEEQQEEALTQLNKAALELCVEQRPTQLDLLYPLCLQLWRGAIDDLVSHSLRLRSVLGLMKKDIYAEAVPEETGKWFYHGNCFLWAVGNAKNMMNLN